The Phycisphaeraceae bacterium genome segment GCGGAGCGTACCGTCCCGCTCGGGGAACCACACCGTGGCCTTGAGGGCCGTTTCACCCTGCACCACGTGGGCGTTGGTGATGGCGTAGCCCTCGGGATTGATGATCACGCCCGAACCCAGCCCGCTGGGGGTGGACACCTTGATGACCGCCGGACCGATGCGCTTGGCATGCTCCTTGGGGCTCAGTTCCGGCAGGTTCGTGGCGGTGCGGAAGAGGGATTCCGCCTTCACATCCACCGCCCCGCCCGCATCGGCGATCTCCACGGTGTCGATCGACTCCATCGTCAGCTCCAGCACCGTGGGACCGATGTCGAGCCACAGCCGCTGATCCGTGCGCTTGATGACCGTTCCCTCCAGCGTGCGCCCGTTGCGCAGCTTCACGGTGTCGGCGAGCCCGGCGAAGGCCAGCAGGAAGGCGGCGAGACCCGTACTCAACCCGATGGTGGTGTGTCGGTTCATTGGAAGTGCTGGGTACCGTGTAGCGTGTGGGCCGAGCCGCGAGACCTGTCCCTGGGGTGTGCGGAAGACCGAAGGCCGAACTTCCTGGCGCCAATTGCCTGACACCTGACGCCCAGCACCTAAAACCTCGATCTTTCGACCACCCAGTATAGGATCGACCTGTCTCATACCCGCCAGCTCATCGAAGTATGCGGCGAACCGCCCAACCAGCGTTCAGGAACCCGGCATGACCCCGCGCACCAGCCAAGCACGCCTTCCACGCACGCTCCTGACCGTTCTCTTGATCGGCGCGGCGTCGCTCGGAAGCGTCGTGCATGCACAGGATCTCGCCGAGTACTTCGGGTTCGCGGGACTGGAGATCGTGAAGATCGATCGAGGCGCAGGTCCGATCGCCGTGGCGGACATGGATGGCGACGGGCTCAATGATCTGATCGCGGTCAACAACTTCAAGAGCCGGGTGGAGATTCACTACCAGCGACGCAATGCCTCCCCGGATGGGGAGGCGCTCACGCCGCCGCGCACCAATGAAATCCCCGGCCATTGGCGTTTCCGGCGCGAGTTCGTCACGGTCAGTCACCGCGTGGGCGCGATCACGCCCCACGACTTCGACGGCGACGGCCGCCTCGACCTCGTCTACGTCGGCACGCCTTCGGAGATCGTTTTCCTGCGTCAGTCCAGCCCCGGCACGTTCGAGTCAGTCGCGCGGCATCGCGTGAAGGATCTGCTGGGCAACAAGGACGCCCTGCGCGTGGCCGACGTGGTTGGCGACGCCTCGCCTGAACTCATCACCATCGCCGAAGGGAAGATTCTGATCTGGGGCATGAAAGGCGCCTCGATCACCCGACTGGAGACGCTGGCGGGCGGCGCCCCGATCGTGGCGTGCTGGATCGACGACTTCGATGGCAACGGGCGGCTGGACGTGGCCGGAGCCATTCCCGACGACCCGTCCCCCGTCCGCCTCTGGCTGGCGGAGTCGGAGAATGGCCGGGGCGTGCTGGGCCCGCAGCTGCGCTTCGAGTCACCCCCCTTGGCGGAAGTGGCGCCCGTGCGTCTGCCGGGGGGCCCGGCGCCGCTCATCGCCACCATCGAGCGCGCCTCGCGCCGCATGGTGATCTCGCGGCTGGTGCGTGAGACCATCGGCCAGTCCGGCGACCGAGACGCCGCCCTCTCGGTGTTCGGCTTCACCGACCCGGCCAGCAAACTGCGCAGCGTGGTGGTGACCGATGCGGACGGCGACGGGCTGACCGACCTGCTCACCACCGACAACGAAGCCAACACCATCGTGCTGTACCGCCAGATCACCGGCAAGGGTCTGCAGCGTGTCCGCAGTTTCCCCTCGCTGGCCGAAGTCGGCGCCCTGGCGGCGGGCAACGTGGATGACGATCCGCAGGCGGAGCTCTTTGTCCTCTCGGAGAAGGAAAGCGTGGTGGGTCGCTGCGAGATCGACGTGGACGGTTCGATCACCTACCCCGCGCCCGTGCCGCTGCCGGAGGGTCAGACGCCCGTGGCCATGAATCTCGTGCGGCTCAACGGTCTGCCCCGGCTGGCGGTGGTGCTCAAGGAAGGCCGCACCTACTCCGTGGCGCTCATCGCCATGGACGGAACCACGGAACGAATCGGGCTGGGCTCGGCCAGCAAGTCGCCTGACTCCATCGTTGCGCTGGACGCCGATCAGGACGGCCGAACCGACGTACTGCTGCTCACCGGCGACAAGCCCATGATGATGCTTCATGCCGAGGAGACCGGATTCAAACTGCGCGAGTCGAAGGACATGGGTCAGTTCGGGCTGGTTCAGGCGGCGACCAGCGAGAACACCACGGTGCATGATGTGGATGGCGACGGCATCGACGAACTGCTTATCGCCGACCGCAACTTCGTGCGGGCGGCCCGCTTCGTGTCCAGCCCGCCCGCGGGAGTCAGCCCCGGCTGGCAGGTGGTGGCGCAGTTCGCGGCGGACAACCCCGCGTCGAAACTGGTAGCCATCACCGTGTCGCAGGGACGGATCATCGCCTCCGACACGCAGAACAACCGGCTGATCATCTTCGCGTCGGAAGAGGGAACCACGCCGCGAGAGTACCGCCAGCGCGAGAGCGTCTTCGCCCGCGGGTTCACCTTCAGCGACATCCACGCCGGGGCGTTCTCCGGCGACGGCGCGGAAAACGTGCTCGCTGTGGGCAGCGACGGCTTCGCGGTCATCCGGCTGGCGGGCGAGCGGCTGACCCTGAAGGAAGTGGCCGCCTGGCGCAGCGACAACGAACGCCGCGTTCATCATGAACTCACCGCCGGAGACGTGAACGGCGACGGCTTCACCGACCTCGTCTCGCTGGATGCTGGCGAACAGATGCTCGAAATCTTCACGTTCTCCGAAGCGGGGCGCATGCTCCACGCTGCAAGCTGGAAGGTGTTTGAGTCGCGCCTCTTCTCCGGCGGCGAGCCGCGCCAGTTCGAGCCCTCCGCCTGCGTGATCGCCGACGTAACGGGCGACGGAGCGGACGACCTGATCCTGCTGACCCACGACCGGGCGCTGATCTACCCGCAGATGACGGAGACGAGGTGATCCGCCCGGCTTCTGAATACCCTCACGCATCTTGAGCGCGGCCTCGACGACAACCCAGCCCGACCGCGACCGCGTGGATCTGGCCCGCGTGCGGCGCACGGTGCCTCGGCTGCTCATGCTGGGGCTGCGGCATCGGGGCGCCCTGGCTCTGGCGCTGCTGGTGACGCTGGTGCTGCAGGTGATGGCGGTGGGCGAACTGGTCAGCGCTGGGCTGGCCGTGGACGTGCTGCGCCATCACGCCGATGCCAGCGCTCCCGCCCCATCCTGGCCGCTGGGGTTGACGCCCCCCGATGACGCGCCCTTCATGCGGCTGCTGCTCTACACCGCCGGTGCCGCGCTGCTGTTCGGCATCGTCCGCGCCTTCGGCTACTACGCCGAGCGCGTCACCGATGAGCTGCTCGCCCAGGCCATCGTGGTGCGGTTGCGGGATGAGGTCTACGAACGACTGCAGCGCCTGCCCTTCTCCTTCTTCGACACGCATGACTCGGGCACCATCATCAACCGAGTCACAGGCGACGTGCAGTCCGTGCGACAGTTCATCCAGGGCGTGCTGATCCGCGCGCTGACGTCGGTGGTCACGCTCATGGTGTACCTGGCCGCCATGCTCATGATCCACGCCTGGCTGACGCTGGCGTGCCTGGCGTTCATCGTGGTGCAGGCGTGGGTGA includes the following:
- a CDS encoding VCBS repeat-containing protein, translating into MTPRTSQARLPRTLLTVLLIGAASLGSVVHAQDLAEYFGFAGLEIVKIDRGAGPIAVADMDGDGLNDLIAVNNFKSRVEIHYQRRNASPDGEALTPPRTNEIPGHWRFRREFVTVSHRVGAITPHDFDGDGRLDLVYVGTPSEIVFLRQSSPGTFESVARHRVKDLLGNKDALRVADVVGDASPELITIAEGKILIWGMKGASITRLETLAGGAPIVACWIDDFDGNGRLDVAGAIPDDPSPVRLWLAESENGRGVLGPQLRFESPPLAEVAPVRLPGGPAPLIATIERASRRMVISRLVRETIGQSGDRDAALSVFGFTDPASKLRSVVVTDADGDGLTDLLTTDNEANTIVLYRQITGKGLQRVRSFPSLAEVGALAAGNVDDDPQAELFVLSEKESVVGRCEIDVDGSITYPAPVPLPEGQTPVAMNLVRLNGLPRLAVVLKEGRTYSVALIAMDGTTERIGLGSASKSPDSIVALDADQDGRTDVLLLTGDKPMMMLHAEETGFKLRESKDMGQFGLVQAATSENTTVHDVDGDGIDELLIADRNFVRAARFVSSPPAGVSPGWQVVAQFAADNPASKLVAITVSQGRIIASDTQNNRLIIFASEEGTTPREYRQRESVFARGFTFSDIHAGAFSGDGAENVLAVGSDGFAVIRLAGERLTLKEVAAWRSDNERRVHHELTAGDVNGDGFTDLVSLDAGEQMLEIFTFSEAGRMLHAASWKVFESRLFSGGEPRQFEPSACVIADVTGDGADDLILLTHDRALIYPQMTETR